The DNA region tagacgatagggtgccttagaaatcagcaatgtacctggcataagctcgatagagaAATCAACCTCCCTGTCTGGTGGAATTCCTGAAACATCGTCTAGGAAAACGTTGGGGAAATCCTGACCACCTCGACgtcctctagcctctgactgactggctTGGTCACTGTCACAATACTTGCCAAAAATGTCTCGCAGCCTCTCCTCATGAGCTTTCTCGCACCGATGAAagaaatgatgtgcggcatctGCTGGTGTCTGGCTTCCTCAAAACTAAATGTCTTACTGCTGAGTGGTCGGACAGATACTGACCTCCGTCGAAAATTTATAGCGGCTTCATtccatacccaaaataatatcaaactccGGCAACAGTAGCACAATAAAATATGCCTGCACATCATTTTTCTGTAACCAAGGCTCCAATATCTTCACTATCTGTGAGGTAAACATCTTATCTCCGGAGGAATTGAAACTCTGATTTCCAAATCCATAGCcctggtatgattcctagtcactTGGCAAATGACTCGGATATAAATAAATGTGTAGCTCCGAAATCTAGCAGTGCATACGTGGCTATACCTGAAATTATATTCTTcttgcgacaaaacataccttAAAATCTGATAGTGTTGAAACTTAAGAGATTTTCTATcattaattaacaaaaaatcctcgaatcatCACTGATTTACTTCCAGTGTcccatcaaaatttcaaaaattgcatcTTAGTCCTCGTGAAATTTCGAATCTACTCAATTTAAACCTTAATTTTCtcgaaaattataaatttggtCCCTGAAATTTCAGATAATTGCAATTCGGCCCTTAATACTCTTTGTCAATTCAATTAAATCCTTAAGTCCAACTATTAGAATATggaacctaatttattctaggttctCGATCCCAAAATAATTCCCACAACCAACATAATAATTCCTTCAATCGAGGCGgtatataaaaatcttaaacgTAAAGGTCACCGGTGATAAGTGTAGAGTCTGGCTCAGCCTCCGCCTCCTctgcatgcatcacataagcctTGCCAGTCGTAGGTCACTTGTTTCTAGGGCAGTCAGCTGCTTTATGGCCCTCCACTTTATATATAAAGCACTTGAAAGTCCCCCACATACACATGTCGTAGTGTAATTTGTTGCACTACTTGCACGGCTGTCCTTCCTCCGGATTAGGAGCCCCTGGTGCCTGTGGTGGCCGCTACTATCCGGGCTTCTTGAACTGACCCAGGGGCTTCTACTTCCCGTGATGCCTCAATGGCCCTGTGAACTGCTTCTTCTGTGGTTGCGAGCTCTGCTGGGCCTGGTGCCTCTTCTGCTGCATCTCCATATCAATGTCCCTCAAGGCTTGCTCCGCCTGAAAAGCACAACCGGTGGACTCATCATAGCTCGACGGTCTCATCAGCATAACATCGCGGCGTAAGATGGGTCtgaggccatccatgaaatgcctcagcttctgagCAGCATGCCTCACAATAAGGGGCACAAATTGACAGCCCTGTCGAATTTCCTGATAAACTCTGCCATAGACGAGTCCTCCTGTCGGAGACTCATGATCTCCCTTGCAAGGCGTCCCCTGACATCCGCTGGAAAATATTTGTTGTAGAATATATTCTGGAACTGACTCTAAGTAAGGGTAGCCTAGTCCACCCCATAAgcagctccctcccaccatagggatGCGTAATCCCTGAGCATGTAAGTGACGCACCTGACCCGGTCGCCATCCCTCATCTCAAAATACTGGAAGTGTAGCTCCAATGATTGTATCCAACCCTCTGCTACAAAAGGGTCAGTAGTACctccgaactccttcgggttgagccgtcTAAACTGCTCATAGATGTCTGTCTGGGGCTTGGGATCATGTTGTGCTTGCTCCATCAATCTAGCAATACCCTCAAGGACTCGGGTAGCTGTGTCTCCTGGCAGTGGTGGTGGTCGAAGAAGGCCTCTATCGCCTCCAGAAGTAGCATCATGTCTGTCGGTGCTGGGGGCACGTCAGAGAGGCATAGTATCTGAATatagtccaaattctaaacgtaaccctTCATGttatttaatctagtttttaaaacatttaatccttaaatcgTGTAAACAGCTAAACATATATTGTAAAGCACTGAAAAACATGTACCACGTAAACGTGCAGGTGGTAGCATTTAAccattcaaaacatttaaaacatgcaaACTTACCAACTTGAgccttgaagactgagctgctgaagctggcggtggcacaaccctatacagtacccttgctctgatatcaactgaaacgtctactacttaaaatactactagaatttttatttttattttttgtaaactAAATCTCGAAAAATACACTttaatgcatgcatgcaataacaGCTGTAAatcacacattttaaaataaaagtattcGACTAATAGTAAAAATAATGCGGTAAAAAAATTAAGACAAATCGTCAAACCCTTCACTGCAAGTAAAATAACTCAAATGTGAGACATGCAAAAATCCTGACAAACCATCGACATGTAAAAACGAAAGTGTTTGAAAATATCAATGATCACTCCCAACTgataaacatgatgtgcggaaaaaaGATGGTCGTCGGGTTAACATGCGCACATCCaactccgcctactcagtcttcggcgcctCCAATATCCtcatcaatatgctcacctgcatcattcacacctaatgagtctaatgactcaacacccAGAATCGTTaaaacaagtacatatacaaagcatgcaacagtgaaaagtactgtaatttaaaatacatttcatctACTTCAAATCATAAGCGTAAACGTAACATGATAAAACATAAATGTGTTCTTATcacatcatatcaacatatacgcattcacttttctttatttgaattttgttcattaagttgtgactttcatatcatcgtattagtcgatggatccatctacgtataatcgCGGTACCCGGTGGTGGGGACATCAACAAGAATATTAaccatcaactgagccttggccttacatgtcatcgtattgtCGTaccatcatattagtcacaaccaaatccCTTCCtccaaaaacatgtcatcgtattcatcacttataaaaatcatgcatatacgaaaatttccttaaaatcaagcatgcagcgTATTCTTCATATTTCCATAAAAATTAATGTTTGTGAtcttataaacatttaaaacatgaaatttttgtAATCAGGGCGCCACCAGGACTGTTAACTTGACCCacgtgcaaaatgaccattttgcccctagaaaccctaattgactgCTTTAACCCTGACCCCAAAATTTCATCCGAAGCCAACCAAcgcctcaaaacatatttataatcgtTTCTTAGACCTAAACTCGTGCCCGTTTCATAATttatacgattcgttttaaaacttggacccgGGTCTCGGTTTTAATACGAATCAACCCAAAACTTAATCAAAACTTTACAAGCTTAAACCACGCCTCAATCATACCCTACAAGCCCTTAAACCACCTAGACTAGCCCACTTAAGACCCTCAAATAGCACCTGAAAGTTGCTGGGTTTTTCTGCCCCAAAGCGAATCGAACCCTAGTGCACTAAACCCTTTAAATCTCGACCCTAGAGCAAACCAACGGGGACCAGACCTGAAAGAACTCTTCTTAGCCCACATCTAGACCCTCCTTGACCGAACTAGGCACTGCCCTCGGCCCACGGTCACGCATTTCTCGGTTCTTCAGGAAACGCACAATTTAGCCACCATACCGTCCTAAATTGACTCCTAACTCTTGGAACTCCCTTCTACCCGAGACCACCCACATATGGACCTCCCCTAGGCCTCCGCTTAGACCCTCCTGGACTGCACCATggcctgtttcagtcctccttgGCCGACCCTACACTTTACTTTCACTCGACCAACCGCAAACGCTAGCCCCTCAAGAAGACCGATCGGCCCTCCCTAAAACGTGACCAACTCGTGAATCCATCACGTTGCCACCTTAACTCCCAACGTATACAGCCCCCTAACACTTCGAACCAACGGACCGTTACACAAGAACAACAAACACGTGAGATTCATGTTAAACAGAAGcatattttgtgacaaactATGCAAAATATGAAGCAACATGATGGTCATATGCAATCCCCATgtaaacacacacacatcagCATAATATagcatgaatgatgagaaaaagggatttatggcgtgcctttgcgaaTATATGTTCGAAACATTTGATACCAACGCGTAGAACTTGAATCGGAGAGACGGGGAGGGATTTTCTTTGAAAACTGCGGAGAATTTTTGAAGAGGATGCTGTTTTCCAATGGGGAGTTGCTGCTGCACAATGAGAGGGGCATCCGAGTGGAGTGTGCTAGGTTTAGTTTTGATAATTGTGTTTAAGTAGTATAATTATGCACTGATGGGCCCTTAATAGAATTTAAAGgggtaaaaaatatttttggcccATTAAGCAACAAAATAATCCCATTAAGCTCAAAAACATTCCCGAAAAAAATTTCAtctaggtacgtttttgaaaatattgcccgaaccctcaaaaagtccaccgactcgctaaaatttgcgtaccggttgAAATATGACttgacgagtaaaaatactcaaCGAAGGCCCATTTTATAAATTCTCACTTAATTACACCAtacattaaatatttaaaaatatttattttaataaaaatatttttcctaattatCCCCGGTCTCCATTCCTTGTTCGAGTGCGAAATACAACTTGAAGCCCTAATTCATAAAACATTAAATAAACCATGAACTAAACCACATATacatgcaataaaataattaaacacaaattttagtaaaaccatagattgcatgcagtcagattacgtagttcgaattttctaGACCTTTTATAGCATGTTAATATCTGGAAAGTATTTCAAGGAGCGTTGTTGTCTCGAACGTCTAAGTATGATTGTGATTAAATATGAAGAATCAAGAATATTCATAAGAATGAAGGAGTTTTAGTAAGCATTTCATGAAGACACGTTGAGAAAAAAAGCATTCAAATGGAAAAGTACAACTAGAGCGTGCTGAATTGCGCGCCCCAGCATGCCCCCTTGAGAAGCCACGGGCCCCTATGCCCAAAAATAATCTCGATGTTTCCTAAATAATTTAGATTCTAatctaataaataaatatttttttgcacGTGCACGTCAAAGTGTACGGGTGTGCGTCGGATAAGCACGAGTGCACGCGGGATGTTGTAATTCTTCATGTTGGAAAGCAGGGGACGTGAGGGTGTGTGCCGGGTACTGTCCTAGTGCCGTATTTCTGTGTTGTGCACGCGGTAGCACGCTCGAAATACTCGGTGTGTTGTTGCTACTAGCTTCTTGATCCTTTAGCACTTGATTTTGCAATGAGCTCCAACTTTTTTTCATGCTCCACAAACCCATCTAACTCAGGCGACATGTTTGTATTCCCTTCTTGGTAGCTCGCCATGAGTCCTTAAAGCGCTTTCTTAAATTTCTTGCTTCGTCCTATCGTTATAAGTCCTTCCGGCAAATCTACCGGATTCCATGCCTTCTTTAGAGCCTGATCATCAACGATTGCATCATTCTTCCCTTATTGAAAAAGATTTATCCTCAAATATttatcatctcctacatcaaacaactaAAGATCAAAAACATTAAAATTTGAACTTACATTATACTCACTTGGTAAGTCCAATCAGTATGCATTGTCATTGATCTTCTCTAGCGCTTGGAGTGGACCATCACCCTTTGGTAGGAGTTTTGAACGTTTCTTCTTCAGAAATATCTCCTTCATCTAATTCAACTACACCCAATATCCAAATTAGAAAATCACCTTATTTTTCCCCTCGAGTTCTTCTTCTCAATTTTGGCCTTTACTCTCTCATAAAAACTTCAAATAAACTTCGCCTTCTTCTTACCATACATATTTACAATTTCACCCATATGAAAAGACATtaaatccaaaggagttaacgggttaaaaacataaacaatctcaaatggcgaataatttgtagtagaatACACGTTAcgataaaaaaattcaacaaatGGCAAACATTTTTCCTAATTCTTCAGATTTCTTTTGATTATGGTATGCAACAAAGTTCTCaaagttctattaacaacttcaatTTGTCTATCTGTTTGAGAATGACAAGCAGCAGAAAACAATAGTTTAGTACCGAGTTTAGCCCTCAAATTTTTCAATAAGTAACTCAGGAACTTAGCGTCACAATCAGAGACAATCGTCGTAGCACAAAATGCAAACTAaagacttctctaaagaacaaaTATGAAATACTAAgcgcatcatcagttttgtgacaagcagtAAATGTGTTTTCTTAGAAAAcatatccacaacaacaaatatagagtTCCTCCCTTTCGTAGTTCTAGAAAATcaaaaacaaagtccatagaaatgtgaaaCCAAGGTTCATTAAGAATTGGAAGTGGAATATACATTCCATGCGGCTACGCTGTAGATTTAGTGTGTCTACAATTTATGCACTTTTCACACAGAAGCTCAACATCACGCTTCAAAAGCAGCCTttaaaaatgttcatgcaatgcatTCATGATTTTAGCCACACTAAAGTGTACCATTAAACCTTCTTtatgtgcctccctaacaagtaattcacgaatggaaGATCTTGGAATTCACAATCTATCCCctctaaacaagaaaccattgTGCAAATAGAATTTGTCATGAAGACTAtgaaatacatgttttaaaaatcgcTTTAAAGTTTTCATCCAACACAAAGTAATATAATCTGTGGATTTaccatagacatatgaaattgaatACACCTTGATAGTCATAGTCCAATATGTCGAAGCTAAGGGATTTCATATATCGTGCATGCAATTCATCTGTAACAAATAATCATTGTGTCATGTTAGTTTAACATAGCTTGAGaaatatttttgataatttaaGGAATCCCATCaaagaatatgaaaaatggTCGAGAGTAATTATCAAAATAACGAGGGATAGGTGAACCAATATTTCCAACAAATTTACTTCATATTTGATTTCAAAtattcattttgttttgcataTTTAACCTTTAGACCAATTAGTTATTTTAATTCTAGTagttaaaaaataaattcaaaatatcattgctaaagaataaataaatgaCAATGATATTCTTGTAATACAGTCTCGGTGGAAAGATATCCGTATTTTTATACACTATACTATAACTTACATCGTGCACTTGCAATCATTTTGAGTTTGAccttttcaatttattttccaGAGATTCATAGTGTAAGAAAAACTCGATCATCACCTTAGTGAAGTGACCAAATAACGTCTTCATTTGAACCTTGGAAATTCCTTAGTTCGAACCATCCCCTActtctctttcaaatttttgccAGTCATTGTATATGCGGGAAACGTTAatagaaaataataattaaaaaagtcCTCAACCAAATCCTCACAGTCAGTCCAAAGAAAAGCCAATTGACTCTTTTTTTGTCCTTACTACAAAAACTCACCAGTCACTCCAAGGAAAAAATATTGATCTCAAGTATTTCACTCAAATTAGTGAGTTCTCTCGAAGATGAACTGAATCTTTGAATATGTATGTATCTAACTAACAAGTTCAACTTGTGGACGCTTGCAACTCTCTCACTTGGACTgcataaattcaagaaatttcTCAAGAATTGAATATTGACTCAACACGAAGAGAAGAACAATTTCAATTCTAAAATAATAGcactaaaattttgaaaacaagATACTTTTCTTTGTTTCCCGAAAAATcgatctctctctttttttggatatttttttgGTCAAAACTTGCATAACAAGAAACGAACTCGTGCAACATGAAAAAAGAACAATTCAAGTAAAATATTTGAGAATATCAAGATTCACGAACAAAAGAAAATGATAAAcaagatttttcttttttttaacaaaaaatctCTGCGACAAAAGAAGCAGTGAACGAAGAATGATAGAACAACAAAAATTGATAATTATAATGAATACATTTACTGGAATCAAAAGGAAcctaaaggccctcgggtgtgtactgttgcactcgatccactcaagcgttagcacctcccataaatcatctaaacatgcatcatacaaacctagtgagtctaaagactcaacacgttctaaacatggataacaaataatacatatacattcacatgcattaaaatcatatttttatttaaaatagcttttggacataaataaaccatttaaaaatcattttagcataattaaatcataaatcgtaaaatcattttaaaataactataagcataattaaatcctttaaaaatcatttaaaataagatttgagcataaataaatcattttaaaaatggCTTTAATCCTCATCATAAGTCATATATCATAAGAATTATTTTTATCCTAAGCTTTCAATAATATATCGTTTTggatgaagtttgatccttgaaagtgactagcttttatcatttggtcgactgatcagttttcaactccacatggcccatcggggtgtgcactaggctccaccatggaaatacgatcgtcggagtTCCCtcaggggccttttcccattgACAGGTCCCCTCGGGGGACTTTTCCCacaaatgggttccctctgaggccttttcccgtaaataggttccctctggggccttttctccTCACGACAtcctcataaaatcatatatcataaatcatatcttttgtcacagtcaattcacatctctcaaaatatttttcattttctttaaaaatcataatatagcataactttccaaaaataacattttaaacagtagaaattgcacagttttaccataaataataaaaatacatattatcatcaaaatcatcattataaatcataaaataccattcaacatgcgttatgatccttcgggacgcggccaagcgttttcgtatttttctaagtgtaaaaagatcattttgcccctggacgtaaaaattctcgaatttatctttttctcacattTATTGACATggaattattataaataattatttaagcttaaatataatttttcataattttataaagcataaaactaggcttttcaattaattttttaattaatgtttcgtgcgacgattaaatcttggataaatccaaaactcattattttgatctcaaattttaaacataacatttttagcatttattctacccttccaagtcatgagccacacccgtggacccatggattcaatttttatcttattatttttgaatttgacCCATTAATGAAcctaccgagccatctcccaatttactcgagccacgcccgagccacctcaagccaaaccctagcAAACCCACCTAgagaccctactgaccaagcccagcccaaataaCCAGCCCGTAGCTCGCTCAAACCCTGCTGGAACCGAACCCAAAATCTATAGGTGTTGTGCCTGAGACTCCCATGACTTCTatgactcctaacccaactaggataCTTCCAGTTGAGCCACTAcagagcccacctgaccctaaccatccctaGACCACGtccagacccagcccagaccaacccagccCTTGAAGCCTAAGCACGAAGCTCTGAATCAGGAAAAACTACATGCGCGCAATTGCTCTCTCACGGTTCCCTCTTCTtcctcgagccagcagcgacccagccgcaccagcccctatCCCAGACCTTACCCATctccctaggaccctgatggaccacctAGCCAGCCCCTAACCGAGCCACAGCCCCTGGAACTCTCAGCCACCCCCTTGGACCTGCGCGTGAAGACTCCCCTCACGCAAGGAGTCTTCCAGCCCACCTAGGGCGagccctagccaccctaggacccaatCCAGCCCTAGAACAAGACCACCCCTAACCCTGGTCGAGCCCCATCAACCCATGCAAAACAAACGAGCCACTTGAACCTTAGACAAGCCAACAAACTCACGACCCTTCTTCCTTTTTGTCCCATGGATTTCCAACTTGGTTTTCCTTTAACAATTGTCATGTTTTGAGTATAATTTATTCATATTTAATCATCTATTGGCAGCGTATCCATTGGATTCAAAATGTTTTTCATAAAAACGTCGTAAAAACGTTCTACCATAAAAATTATCGAATACCTATTTTCTTCATGCAAAAAccaataaatcatgcataatacgatttgtatgatattttaaaagagtttagaaacgtgcctttgcatttataacgctcgaattttCAATCGTTGGAGAGGAAGGACGAACGGACGActaagaacacaagcttttcttttcctccaaattttgaaattattgaaGTGTGTGCAAGGTGATTCACGGCTGATTGATATGAAATACTGGGGTTTGCAAGACCTaggatatttatttataattaattaacaagttAAATGGCCTTTGATTTTGGACTTGCAACTTAATGGTAATTGGGCATACTTAAATtgattaaattgggcccaataacacttaattaattaaataataaaagtttatataattaatttccataaaataatatttttggtcttttaaaactcttcgtttgcccaaaaccggcttcccggaaaaaatcgagctcgactattaaaataatttgaactccaacatttttagaaaaattaaatcatttttaaatcatattaggaagccttgccattatttaatgaaaataattattcttgtCTTGATAgtctccggtctcctttcccttgcctattatcgaatattcgggtaaaattcttaatttcatgtaatcatgtcatataatcatttaatcatgcaattatacatttaatcatgtaataaatatcatgctagcattatAAAATTGATggttggtttgacacgtgaaaataaacggcgtcatattattgggtccttattaaacgtgatgcaaaacacgcggaggttgtatagggatgcaattggattctaccttttagaaattataattggctgatattatttgggattataattggctaattggactctacgtgcttACTAAGGAAATATGATTtacctttttcatcagagggtgggggaaatgtcaaaatagtgggagagaaatttataaaatgaaattcatattttatatcttataattattttaaaattatcagtaACCATTATCTGTTTTtcattttcaatatatttaCGATGTCTACTCGTAACCCGCTTTCAATAATTCTCGATCAAAACAAGTTGACTGGCCCTAACTATCATGACTGGTTTCGAAATTTAAAGATTGTTCTGAACTCCGAAAGGATTGCGTATGTGTTTGATAAGAAGCCACCTAAGGAGGCGGCTCCTGATATCAGTAGGACTGAATTAGCTAAGCTTGAGAAACATTGggaccatgatcttcaagctaagaACTACATGTTGGCTTCTATGTCGAATGAACTTCAGAGGAGGTTCGAGGAGGCGGTGAATGCTTCTGACATTCACCTTCATCTGAAAGAATTGTATGCTGTACAAAATCGTTCAGAGAGACATGCTACCGTTAAagaactcatgactacacgctTGCGAGAGGggacttcggtccatgagcatggtgttaggatgattgggctcattGAGAAATTGGTGGGACTCGATGtggttattcctagtgagctctcgactgatattctcttgaaataaaacaattaagcaattaaaataattttgcatgcatgtgatttacgtagattgatttttcggacgttacaaaacAACCCTAGAAACTGACTAGAAAACCTAAGGTATACGACTAGAACTCGAGAGAGAGTAGCTAAAGGAAAACAGTgtagaaaaaaaatgaaatcagCTTCCATTTATAGGCCGCATCCGGACTAGTTCCAAATATCCGAAATCAATCTCATCTACCACGTGTTATATTCTCATTCGTCTACTTGGATTTCTTGGGATAATGCAATTTGAAAAAGGTTTGGTGGTTCATTTTAAATTTCTGTGGCCAACAGGATAATCCCAAATTATCAATTCTTTAATAATACTTAATTATCATCTTTTTAGTCATCTCTTAATTAATACCTCATTCAAAATAAAGATTCGGGTCATTACAAGAACAAAACTTCTTTAAATCTCTTCCAAAAGTTTGCACATGATGCTCAATCAAATTTGCATCAACACCTCTCAACATGATGGATTTGTCTACAATCGCATTCCTCTTTCTTTCGTTGAGTAAAACACGCAAATCAGTGTTATTGACA from Primulina tabacum isolate GXHZ01 chromosome 14, ASM2559414v2, whole genome shotgun sequence includes:
- the LOC142523852 gene encoding uncharacterized protein LOC142523852, coding for MSTRNPLSIILDQNKLTGPNYHDWFRNLKIVLNSERIAYVFDKKPPKEAAPDISRTELAKLEKHWDHDLQAKNYMLASMSNELQRRFEEAVNASDIHLHLKELYAVQNRSERHATVKELMTTRLREGTSVHEHGVRMIGLIEKLVGLDVVIPR